Proteins encoded in a region of the Prunus persica cultivar Lovell chromosome G4, Prunus_persica_NCBIv2, whole genome shotgun sequence genome:
- the LOC18779743 gene encoding splicing factor, suppressor of white-apricot homolog — protein sequence MDLEVVGRHALFFDDDASASFVNSRDALVEWNSLFIDRYDVRHLLSGPLPPITRRRHLTRSSSSPPPQPDAALEFELDQERYLDLPSPSEEPEQDTGNDPEQADAGGYHTVGFSYGNPDEFTEQKNNDTEPVFQPAFPVPESLIQNLPPTEKLHQIISRTATFVSKHGGQSEIILRVKQGDNPTFGFLMPDHHLHAYFRFLVDHQELLEYDTDGKSLDEEKKADGGIDQTGGALSLLGSVYGSGEDEDGIIEDAPELGKLKSVEAVNAVSASVPHGSEQIESSGNIAGKNDIVSKSPCIPLKEKVNVIKHNRTVSTVKGGAISGTKKGSDASGLVSTAANKSHAPAMPSTPKVELPILEPPPDQKKVVEKIVEFILKNGREFEAVLIEQNCKHGRFLFLMPSNQYHSYYLTVLQKAQESKLPGKGLVSEKHESVGHVVDKKTAKEGDTASSGSAGHDLPFDYDRKEKFKMVISKLKKDGHDPPSKASEPQSGVSLDTAAAILQAATRGIKNPGLEIFPKSSSGIGQGHSNEGGRDLSSGSLHTSQLQTSVQKENFSGEPHIPVPVAKAIAETAALAAANEADSSEASLTREQKLKAERLKRAKMFAAMIKSGSAPLKSESLRGLSAEPPESGISSSGNEVVNLSAKEREGSSVPLEADISDKVEEFEKKHSVDDCNERRSKRSYRARSKRHEGEEESDNDLEQEAEEEEDKRGHKHSRKKRRSHHSSEHSRDRHKHRRHSSSKDGDSRRHRKHDSYDDEKHRHTRRRHKRNTSDDEHQPRKRNRHESSSDDEHRISRRRYKHSDSSDDEHQHYRRRHKHDNSSEDEHLHRSRSGKHRKPEPEKEADLEEGEIYTKVDQSKASEGDHANREAFVDFSKSHQIGRAPSQPSQATEVSDDLRAKIRAMLMATL from the exons ACATCTCACGCGTTCATCCTCCTCGCCGCCGCCTCAACCTGATGCCGCTCTCGAGTTCGAGCTCGATCAGGAGCGGTACCTCGATTTACCGTCACCGTCTGAAGAACCAGAACAAG ATACAGGTAATGATCCAGAACAGGCAGATGCTGGTGGCTATCATACTGTTGGCTTCTCATATGGAAACCCAGATGAGTTCACTGAGCAGAAGAATAATGATACTGAGCCTGTTTTTCAACCAGCCTTTCCAGTGCCGGAAAGCTTAATTCAAAACCTT CCTCCAACAGAAAAGTTACATCAGATCATTTCAAGAACTGCTACATTCGTCTCCAAGCATGGTGGGCAATCAGAAATTATTTTGAGGGTGAAACAAGGAGACAATCCTACGTTTGGGTTCTTGATGCCTGACCATCATCTTCATGCCTACTTTAGGTTTCTTGTCGATCACCAAGAACTCCTGGAGTATGATACTGATGGAAAATCtctagatgaagagaagaaagctgATGGTGGGATTGACCAGACAGGTGGCGCATTGTCTTTGCTTGGTTCTGTATATGGGTCTGGAGAGGATGAGGATGGTATAATTGAGGATGCACCTGAATTGGGAAAGCTCAAGTCCGTCGAAGCTGTTAATGCTGTTAGTGCATCTGTTCCTCATGGATCAGAACAGATAGAATCTTCTGGAAATATAGCTGGGAAAAATGATATTGTTTCCAAGAGTCCATGTATtcctttgaaagaaaaagttaatGTCATTAAACATAATCGCACGGTTAGCACAGTTAAAGGTGGAGCTATTAGTGGGACGAAGAAAGGAAGTGATGCCTCAGGATTGGTTTCCACTGCTGCCAATAAGTCACATGCTCCTGCTATGCCTAGCACACCCAAGGTTGAACTACCCATTTTGGAGCCACCGCCTGATCAAAAGAAAGTGGTTGAGAAAATAGTTGAGTTCATATTGAAAAACGGTAGAGAATTTGAAGCTGTTTTGATTGAACAGAATTGTAAACATGGAAGGTTTCTGTTCCTTATGCCATCCAACCAGTATCATTCTTACTATTTAACAGTTCTTCAAAAAGCTCAGGAG TCCAAGTTACCTGGCAAAGGATTGGTTTCTGAGAAGCATGAGTCAGTCGGGCATGTAGTGGACAAGAAAACTGCTAAGGAAGGTGATACCGCCTCATCAGGATCTGCTGGTCATGATCTACCTTTTGATTATGACAGGAAAGAGAAATTTAAGATGGTAATTAGCAAGTTAAAGAAGGATGGACATGATCCGCCTTCTAAAGCTAGCGAACCTCAGTCTGGAGTCAGTCTGGATACAGCTGCAGCTATTCTTCAGGCAGCCACAAGAGGCATCAAGAATCCGGGTCTAGAGATATTCCCAAAGTCATCGAGTGGTATAGGTCAAGGCCATAGCAATGAGGGTGGGCGAGATTTGAGCTCGGGGAGTCTACATACATCTCAACTTCAAACTTCCgttcaaaaggaaaatttttCTGGGGAGCCTCACATTCCCGTCCCTGTTGCCAAGGCTATTGCAGAGACGGCTGCACTTGCAGCCGCAAATGAGGCTGATTCCTCTGAAGCATCCTTGACCAGAGAGCAGAAACTGAAGGCTGAGAGATTGAAACGAGCAAAGATGTTTGCAGCCATGATAAAAAGTGGATCTGCACCATTGAAAAGTGAATCATTGCGTGGCTTATCGGCTGAACCACCAGAATCTGGGATTTCCTCTTCAGGTAATGAGGTTGTAAATCTTTCAgccaaagaaagagaaggcaGTTCAGTTCCATTAGAAGCTGATATTTCAGATAAGGTTGAGGAGTTTGAGAAGAAGCATTCTGTTGATGATTGTAACGAGCGGCGATCAAAGAGGAGCTACCGTGCCAGATCTAAAAGgcatgaaggagaagaagaaagtgacaaTGATTTAGAACAAGAggcagaggaagaagaagataaaaggGGTCACAAACACTCAAGGAAGAAGCGTCGGTCTCATCATTCTTCAGAACATAGTAGGGATAGGCATAAACACAGAAGGCATTCCTCTTCTAAGGATGGAGATTCTCGGCGCCATCGTAAGCATGACAGTTATGATGATGAGAAGCATCGGCACACGCGGAGGAGGCATAAGAGAAATACCTCTGATGATGAACATCAGCCTCGAAAAAGGAATAGGCATGAGAGTTCCTCTGATGATGAGCATCGGATTTCCCGACGAAGGTATAAGCATAGTGACTCTTCTGATGATGAGCACCAGCATTATAGGCGGCGGCATAAGCACGATAACTCCTCCGAGGATGAGCATCTGCACCGCAGCAGATCGGGAAAGCATAGGAAACCCGAGCCTGAAAAAGAAGCGGATTTAGAAGAAGGGGAGATCTATACAAAGGTAGATCAATCAAAAGCTAGTGAGGGTGATCATGCTAATAGGGAAGCTTTTGTGGATTTTTCGAAGTCGCATCAAATTGGAAGAGCTCCATCCCAGCCCTCTCAAGCTACTGAGGTCTCGGATGATCTCAGAGCCAAAATCCGTGCCATGTTGATGGCAACCTTGTGA